The following are encoded in a window of Amaranthus tricolor cultivar Red isolate AtriRed21 chromosome 2, ASM2621246v1, whole genome shotgun sequence genomic DNA:
- the LOC130803649 gene encoding berberine bridge enzyme-like 13 has product MLNPKNTNLIMPSNFLSLILLLTVHASWASSSSIQQEFLQCFHKNIGSNGPFPPSCYTSTNSSFSIILQSTAQNLRYLMPSVRKPEIIIMPTDESHIQAAVICAKKVGIQLRVRSGGHDYEGVSYASEMNDPFVILDMAKLRMVTINIEDSSAWVQAGATIGELYYRISVESRVHGYPAGLCTSLGVGGHITGGAYGPLMRKYGLGVDNVLDVQMVDANGQVLDRELMGEDLFWALRGGGGGNFGIILAWKVKLVPVPEKVTVFTVPKTLEQNLTQILCKWQQIADNIDENLFIRAIIRSVKTPKGDKSVLGLFQALYLGRADDLLEVMQRDFPELGLQKKDTSEVSWIESVLYIANYPSGTQPEVLLEGKPTFTNYFKAKSDYVKVAIPETGLEGIWKRYAEDENALMIFTPYGGKMSKIPESETPFPHRKGIKFKIQYVITWVDGERSEHRHMEWVRKLYNYMTPYVSMFPREAYVNYKDLDLGINTDDNASFIQAGAWANMYYKDNYNRLVKIKTKFDPENLFRHEQSIPPLPIMEKKKSFDWETSDDKV; this is encoded by the coding sequence ATGCTTAACCCAAAAAACACCAACTTGATAATGCCTTCAAATTTTCTTTCACTTATTCTGCTTCTAACCGTACATGCTTCCTGggcatcatcttcttcaatccaACAGGAATTCCTTCAATGCTTTCACAAAAACATAGGTTCCAATGGCCCATTTCCCCCATCATGTTATACCTCAACAAACTCTTCCTTCTCAATCATCCTCCAATCCACAGCACAAAACCTTAGGTATCTGATGCCTTCTGTCAGAAAACCCGAAATAATTATAATGCCAACTGATGAATCCCACATCCAAGCTGCTGTTATATGTGCTAAAAAGGTTGGTATTCAGCTAAGAGTTCGTAGTGGGGGGCATGATTATGAAGGAGTCTCATATGCATCCGAGATGAATGATCCCTTTGTTATCCTCGATATGGCTAAACTCCGAATGGTTACAATTAACATCGAAGATAGCAGTGCGTGGGTGCAAGCTGGTGCAACAATAGGCGAACTCTACTACCGGATATCGGTGGAGAGCAGAGTTCATGGTTACCCTGCAGGATTGTGCACAAGCTTAGGTGTGGGAGGTCACATCACAGGGGGAGCTTATGGTCCATTAATGAGAAAGTATGGGCTTGGTGTTGACAATGTTCTTGATGTTCAAATGGTCGATGCCAATGGTCAGGTGCTCGATCGAGAGTTGATGGGGGAGGATCTGTTTTGGGCTCTTAGAGGGGGTGGGGGTGGGAATTTTGGGATCATTTTAGCATGGAAAGTTAAGTTAGTCCCTGTACCAGAAAAAGTAACAGTTTTTACGGTTCCAAAGACCTTGGAGCAAAACTTAACACAGATTTTATGTAAGTGGCAACAAATTGCTGATAATATAGATGAAAATCTGTTTATCAGAGCTATAATACGAAGTGTTAAGACCCCAAAAGGGGACAAGTCTGTGCTTGGTCTTTTTCAAGCCTTGTATCTTGGACGAGCTGATGATCTGCTCGAAGTAATGCAGCGCGATTTCCCTGAACTCGGGTTGCAAAAGAAGGACACTTCTGAAGTTAGTTGGATAGAGTCAGTCCTATATATTGCAAACTACCCTTCTGGAACCCAACCTGAAGTCCTACTAGAAGGCAAGCCAACATTCACAAACTATTTTAAGGCAAAATCGGACTATGTTAAGGTAGCGATACCAGAAACCGGACTTGAAGGAATATGGAAAAGGTATGCAGAAGACGAAAATGCTCTAATGATCTTTACGCCTTATGGTGGGAAGATGAGTAAGATACCCGAGTCAGAGACCCCATTTCCTCACCGAAAGGGGATCAAATTCAAGATACAGTATGTGATAACATGGGTAGATGGGGAAAGAAGTGAACACAGGCATATGGAATGGGTTAGGAAGCTATATAACTATATGACTCCTTACGTATCAATGTTTCCTAGGGAAGCATATGTGAATTATAAGGATCTGGATTTGGGTATCAATACAGATGACAATGCTAGCTTTATACAGGCAGGTGCTTGGGCTAATATGTACTATAAGGATAATTATAATAGGTTGGTTAAAATTAAGACGAAATTCGACCCAGAAAACTTGTTTAGGCATGAGCAGAGCATCCCACCTCTGCCAATTATGGAGAAGAAAAAAAGTTTTGATTGGGAAACTTCTGATGATAAGGTGTAA
- the LOC130803659 gene encoding tetraspanin-2-like — protein sequence MGLSNNITAILNFIALLCSIPIIASGLWLASKPDNECVHLFRWPVVILGFSILVISLIGFVGAYWYKEGLLALYLCCMAILITLLLVLLIFAFVVTRPDGSVWVPGRGYKEYRLEGFSNWLRNHVTNDDNWFNIRNCLIDTNFCAKLNSEFVGAPDFFVAHISPLQSGCCKPPDVCGYQYVNPTMWTNPTNPTADPDCTLWNPDQSQLCYNCNSCKAGLLGNLRNEWRKANIILIITVVVLIFVYVVACSAFRNAQTEDLFRKYKQGWA from the exons ATGGGATTAAGCAACAACATTACGGCCATTCTTAACTTCATTGCTCTCCTCTGTTCAATCCCAATAATTGCTTCGGGCCTTTGGCTCGCTTCCAAGCCCGACAACGAATGTGTCCATCTCTTCCGTTGGCCCGTCGTAATCCTTGGTTTCAGCATCTTAGTGATCTCCTTAATTGGCTTTGTTGGTGCTTACTGGTATAAAGAAGGCCTTTTAGCTCTCTACTTGTGTTGTATGGCTATTCTCATCACTTTACTCCTTGTTCTTCTTATCTTTGCCTTTGTTGTAACCCGACCCGATGGGTCTGTTTGGGTACCGGGTCGTGGGTATAAGGAATACCGACTTGAAGGATTCTCTAATTGGTTGAGAAACCATGTAACAAATGATGATAATTGGTTTAACATCAGGAATTGTTTGATTGATACAAATTTTTGTGCTAAACTTAATTCTGAATTTGTCGGTGCTCCTGATTTCTTTGTTGCTCATATTTCGCCTCTCCAG TCGGGATGTTGTAAACCTCCAGATGTATGTGGGTACCAATATGTGAACCCGACAATGTGGACTAATCCAACAAACCCAACAGCAGACCCGGATTGCACATTATGGAACCCCGACCAAAGCCAACTATGCTACAACTGCAACTCTTGTAAAGCAGGACTTCTAGGAAACTTAAGGAATGAATGGAGGAAAGCCAACATCATCCTCATCATTACAGTGGTTGTGCTCATATTTGTTTATGTGGTAGCTTGCAGTGCATTCAGAAATGCACAAACCGAAGATCTCTTTCGCAAGTACAAGCAAGGTTGGGCTTAG